One genomic segment of Polyangiaceae bacterium includes these proteins:
- the dctP gene encoding TRAP transporter substrate-binding protein DctP, with translation MWPCFSLRVSFLCAVLSCVLWAPTAGAEPVRKIRIATLAPKNSAWGKVFKVWQQAIDKKTKGKLALDVYFNAVQGNEQSMVSKLKGGQLDVAALASVGLSNIHRDVLVMQLPGVVNSWSTLDKVRAAIAPDIEKRFADKGFVILGWGDIGLVRQMSKGFAVHLPSDLRGKRPAVWRNEPMGPKIYAKIGGVVPVPLSAPEVLPALRAGKINVLSAPALAAEQMQWTSSLDHVAKHASVCAIGGLVMRKSALDGLDPDLRETFLELQSKMSKHSKDRIRRLDAKAYQRLAKKMSVVELSEAEREAWRQVLAPVIKGLAGPTFSKDLVEKVLKVSGRGGA, from the coding sequence GCGCCGACTGCAGGGGCCGAACCGGTGCGGAAGATCCGCATCGCAACCCTCGCGCCCAAGAACAGCGCCTGGGGAAAGGTCTTCAAGGTCTGGCAGCAGGCCATCGACAAGAAGACCAAAGGCAAGCTGGCGCTGGACGTCTACTTCAATGCTGTGCAGGGCAACGAGCAGAGCATGGTGAGCAAGCTGAAAGGCGGCCAGCTCGACGTCGCTGCCCTCGCCAGCGTGGGGCTTTCGAACATCCACCGCGACGTGCTGGTGATGCAACTCCCCGGCGTGGTGAACTCCTGGAGCACTCTCGACAAGGTCCGCGCGGCGATCGCGCCCGACATCGAGAAGCGATTTGCCGACAAGGGATTCGTGATCCTGGGCTGGGGGGACATTGGTCTCGTTCGGCAGATGTCCAAAGGGTTCGCGGTGCACCTTCCTAGTGACCTCCGCGGCAAACGCCCTGCGGTATGGCGCAACGAGCCCATGGGCCCGAAGATCTACGCCAAGATTGGCGGCGTGGTGCCGGTGCCGCTCTCGGCGCCAGAGGTGTTGCCGGCGCTCCGTGCGGGCAAGATCAACGTACTCAGTGCGCCAGCTCTGGCGGCGGAGCAGATGCAGTGGACGTCGAGTCTGGATCACGTCGCCAAGCACGCGAGCGTCTGCGCCATCGGCGGTCTGGTGATGCGCAAGTCGGCCCTCGACGGGCTCGACCCCGATCTGCGGGAGACTTTCCTCGAGCTGCAGAGCAAGATGAGCAAGCACAGCAAGGATCGCATCCGTCGCCTAGACGCCAAGGCCTACCAGCGATTGGCCAAGAAGATGAGCGTGGTGGAACTGAGCGAGGCGGAGCGCGAGGCCTGGCGACAGGTCCTGGCGCCAGTGATCAAGGGCTTGGCGGGCCCGACCTTTTCCAAGGACTTGGTGGAGAAGGTGTTGAAGGTGAGCGGACGCGGAGGCGCGTGA
- a CDS encoding OmpA family protein, with translation MRKTFYSLSAGLVALAMTVPAAAQETEAAAPEAESAAPAAESAAPETGAETAGSASFSTSTGVSSEGDFMSRYTPEAGLIELGIFGGAIWVSKDHNLRDGTNPQLEIDRPSFELGLRAAYFPLSFLGVEGEGALGFSKAGGSSATLMMARLHGIAQLPGYRITPFILLGGGRLAEANDKLGNDGDPSAHAGIGAKMALTDLFGVRLDLRDNVTTKNPEVRSSSSEWAHHPEVLLGLSLTLGRTPPAAEPVKDTDGDGFLDPDDKCPEEKGVAPDGCPVKDTDGDGFLDPDDKCPEEKGVAPDGCPVKDTDGDGFLDPDDKCPEEKGVAPDGCPDNDPDKDGILNPDDKCPNEPETKNGYEDEDGCPDEVPEAIKKFSGVIQGIEFDVNKATIRKNSFKTLDEAVKVLTEYPKIRIEVSGHTDTDGKKDHNMKLSADRAASVKQYMVDKGIAEDRIETRGAGPDEPLAPNDTKANKQKNRRIEFKILQ, from the coding sequence ATGAGGAAGACCTTCTATTCGTTGAGCGCAGGCCTGGTTGCCCTGGCGATGACCGTTCCGGCGGCCGCCCAAGAGACGGAGGCTGCTGCGCCGGAGGCGGAGAGTGCTGCACCGGCCGCGGAGAGCGCTGCGCCGGAGACGGGGGCGGAGACGGCGGGCTCCGCATCGTTCTCCACGAGCACTGGTGTCTCGTCCGAAGGCGATTTCATGAGTCGATACACGCCAGAGGCGGGGCTCATCGAGCTCGGCATCTTTGGTGGCGCGATCTGGGTCTCCAAGGACCACAACCTTCGTGACGGCACCAATCCGCAGCTGGAGATCGACCGTCCATCCTTCGAGCTGGGGCTTCGTGCCGCGTACTTCCCGCTCTCGTTCCTGGGCGTGGAAGGCGAGGGCGCCCTCGGTTTCAGCAAAGCCGGTGGTAGCAGCGCAACGCTGATGATGGCGCGCCTACACGGCATCGCTCAGCTGCCCGGCTACCGCATCACGCCGTTCATCCTCTTGGGTGGTGGCCGCTTGGCGGAAGCCAATGACAAGCTGGGGAACGATGGGGATCCGTCCGCCCACGCCGGCATTGGCGCCAAGATGGCGCTGACCGACCTGTTCGGCGTTCGCCTCGATCTGCGTGACAACGTCACCACCAAGAACCCGGAGGTTCGCTCGTCCAGCAGCGAGTGGGCGCACCACCCCGAGGTGTTGCTTGGACTTTCGCTGACCCTGGGTCGCACACCTCCCGCTGCCGAACCGGTGAAGGACACCGACGGCGACGGCTTCCTCGATCCCGACGACAAGTGCCCAGAGGAGAAGGGCGTCGCGCCGGACGGCTGCCCGGTGAAGGACACCGACGGTGACGGCTTCTTGGATCCGGACGACAAGTGCCCAGAGGAAAAGGGCGTCGCGCCGGACGGTTGTCCGGTGAAGGACACCGATGGTGATGGCTTCCTCGATCCCGACGACAAGTGCCCGGAGGAGAAGGGCGTCGCGCCGGACGGTTGCCCGGACAACGATCCCGACAAGGACGGCATCCTCAATCCTGATGACAAGTGCCCGAACGAGCCCGAGACCAAGAACGGCTACGAAGACGAGGACGGCTGCCCCGACGAGGTCCCGGAAGCCATCAAGAAGTTCTCGGGCGTGATTCAGGGCATCGAGTTCGACGTGAACAAGGCCACCATCCGCAAAAACTCCTTCAAGACTCTCGACGAGGCGGTGAAGGTCCTGACCGAGTACCCGAAGATCCGCATCGAAGTCAGCGGCCACACGGACACCGATGGCAAGAAGGACCACAACATGAAGCTCTCGGCGGATCGTGCGGCGTCGGTCAAACAGTACATGGTGGACAAGGGAATAGCGGAGGATCGCATCGAGACCCGCGGCGCGGGGCCCGATGAGCCGCTCGCTCCGAACGACACCAAGGCCAACAAGCAGAAGAACCGACGCATCGAGTTCAAGATCCTTCAGTAG
- a CDS encoding OmcA/MtrC family decaheme c-type cytochrome — MLRFPFLAAGAAGLLLTVACDGDQGKAGVTGDSCTVVDNDDGTLTITCGDTVVTVPAGGQGTPGDSGPPGDPGEAGPPGEAGISCTLVDNNNGTKTITCTDGTTITVSDALKDYNQLTDAEKAALDPTLKIIKVDFPSTGKPVITMLITDRNGNPVTGMDSLTSGAGLTWRASVLKLVVGTPSALGVNGAAIDTWVSYNAANATSSASTESANSSGTATAGQGTLIDLGDGTYTYTFDKNITDEANAGTKYEADKTHRVVVLAYKSGNPFRPMDAWMDLIPQTGSDETGKNEKINQDSCMKCHSDFKAPANATAAFHSGTRYDVGTCVACHNDQRRFSSSGSPNTEPTMTAGTTPGTVKWSGNASVINGEAVINMPVFIHKIHMGEELRLKPDRANGSGQYSAVQYDEVTYAQDVRNCEKCHNTAAKADNWETGISRRACGACHDDISFVSPAPVGRKMHSGLAQPDDTGCSAATCHGGAGKVAGYHEPVAPPNTITSGTLPDSPDGQYRRMGWQWDSVNNKGVSGTVASPLTCTLSAPCLPSANSNAAWMAAAGYVPTGAAQITYDVSAVKLDANKNPQIVFKLKKDGTDVDFGTYDATNKPELLTGFVGSPSAYFAYTLPQDGIAAPVDFNATTSKYIRTCWINGPSAATDCKLEKDATTGYYTLTVLSTTLPSTAKFLTGGIGYTYSMSSTQPLTQTDLTGFPYNATTKIGGLIVPAPNVWKATGTNSSSMRRSIVETARCNNCHDGLGVTPTYHSGQRNDGPTCSFCHNPNRVNSGWAVNAKDIIHAIHGGGKRNVPFTWHGEIKAWEVTYPGVLNTCTQCHVPGGYDFSVSSTANNVPNMLYSYAATGSGYDPNPVAPATVGPFISPYVTPNTAYGSGYTTSGTRTVGTQYTGANTAPAVCSAGSPCTCSQANPCFAEDTTLVHSPITAACGACHDSTIAQNHFKAFGGSYYAPRGTALNTQEQCLMCHGKGKIAAIAEVHK, encoded by the coding sequence ATGTTGCGATTTCCATTTCTGGCTGCAGGCGCGGCCGGTCTGCTGTTGACCGTCGCGTGCGACGGCGATCAAGGCAAAGCGGGAGTGACTGGTGACTCCTGTACGGTCGTAGACAACGACGACGGGACGCTCACGATCACTTGCGGCGACACCGTGGTGACCGTGCCGGCGGGTGGCCAAGGCACCCCGGGTGACAGCGGTCCCCCTGGAGACCCCGGTGAAGCAGGTCCCCCGGGTGAAGCGGGCATCTCCTGCACGCTCGTCGACAACAACAACGGCACCAAGACGATCACGTGCACCGATGGCACGACCATCACCGTCTCGGACGCTCTCAAGGACTACAACCAGCTGACCGACGCCGAGAAGGCCGCCCTCGATCCCACCTTGAAGATCATCAAGGTAGACTTCCCGTCGACGGGCAAGCCGGTCATCACGATGCTGATCACCGACCGCAACGGCAACCCGGTCACGGGCATGGACTCCCTGACCTCGGGCGCCGGACTAACCTGGCGTGCCTCGGTCCTCAAGCTGGTGGTGGGCACCCCCTCCGCTCTCGGCGTGAATGGCGCGGCGATTGACACCTGGGTCAGCTACAACGCGGCGAACGCCACGAGCTCGGCCAGCACCGAGTCGGCGAACTCCTCGGGCACCGCTACGGCGGGCCAAGGCACCCTGATCGACCTCGGTGATGGCACGTATACCTACACCTTCGACAAGAACATCACCGACGAGGCCAACGCCGGCACCAAGTACGAAGCCGACAAGACTCACCGCGTGGTGGTGCTCGCCTACAAGAGCGGCAACCCCTTCCGGCCAATGGACGCCTGGATGGATTTGATCCCGCAGACTGGCTCCGACGAGACCGGCAAAAACGAGAAGATCAACCAAGACTCGTGCATGAAGTGCCACTCGGACTTCAAGGCCCCGGCCAACGCGACCGCGGCGTTCCACAGCGGTACCCGCTACGACGTGGGCACCTGCGTGGCCTGCCACAACGACCAGCGCCGCTTCTCGAGCTCCGGCAGTCCGAATACCGAGCCGACCATGACGGCCGGTACCACTCCCGGCACGGTGAAGTGGAGCGGCAACGCCAGCGTGATCAACGGCGAGGCCGTGATCAACATGCCGGTGTTCATTCACAAGATCCACATGGGTGAAGAGCTCCGCCTCAAGCCCGATCGCGCCAACGGCAGCGGACAATACTCGGCAGTTCAGTATGACGAGGTGACCTACGCCCAGGACGTGCGCAACTGCGAGAAGTGCCACAATACTGCCGCCAAGGCGGACAACTGGGAGACCGGGATCAGCCGTCGAGCATGCGGCGCCTGCCATGACGACATCTCGTTCGTGTCGCCAGCGCCGGTGGGTCGCAAGATGCACAGCGGGCTCGCGCAGCCGGATGACACGGGCTGCAGCGCCGCCACGTGCCACGGCGGCGCCGGCAAGGTTGCGGGCTACCACGAGCCCGTCGCTCCGCCGAACACCATCACCAGCGGCACGCTGCCGGATTCGCCCGATGGCCAGTACCGTCGCATGGGCTGGCAATGGGACTCCGTGAACAACAAGGGCGTGAGCGGCACGGTGGCCAGCCCACTCACCTGCACCCTGTCGGCCCCCTGCCTGCCAAGCGCGAACAGCAACGCGGCTTGGATGGCCGCCGCGGGCTACGTCCCGACCGGCGCGGCCCAGATCACCTATGACGTGAGCGCGGTGAAGCTCGACGCCAACAAGAACCCGCAGATCGTCTTCAAGCTCAAGAAGGACGGCACGGACGTCGACTTCGGCACCTACGATGCGACGAACAAGCCGGAACTCCTGACGGGCTTCGTCGGGTCCCCCAGCGCGTACTTTGCCTACACGCTGCCCCAGGACGGCATCGCCGCCCCGGTCGACTTCAACGCGACGACCAGCAAGTACATCAGGACCTGCTGGATCAACGGGCCCAGCGCCGCGACGGACTGCAAGTTGGAGAAGGACGCGACCACGGGCTACTACACCCTGACCGTGCTGAGCACGACGTTGCCGAGCACCGCCAAGTTCCTGACCGGCGGTATCGGATACACCTACAGCATGAGCAGCACCCAGCCCCTGACGCAGACGGACCTCACGGGGTTCCCGTACAACGCGACCACCAAGATCGGTGGCCTCATCGTACCGGCGCCGAACGTCTGGAAGGCGACGGGGACGAACAGCAGCTCGATGCGTCGCAGCATCGTCGAGACCGCGCGTTGCAACAACTGCCACGACGGCTTGGGCGTGACCCCAACGTACCACAGCGGTCAGCGCAACGACGGGCCGACCTGCTCGTTCTGCCACAACCCGAACCGCGTCAACAGCGGTTGGGCCGTGAACGCCAAGGACATCATCCACGCCATCCACGGAGGCGGGAAGCGCAACGTGCCCTTCACCTGGCATGGCGAGATCAAGGCTTGGGAGGTCACCTATCCGGGCGTCCTCAACACTTGTACGCAGTGCCACGTCCCAGGCGGCTACGACTTCAGCGTGAGCTCTACGGCGAACAACGTGCCGAACATGCTCTACAGCTACGCGGCAACCGGTAGCGGCTACGACCCGAACCCCGTTGCCCCCGCGACGGTCGGTCCGTTCATCTCGCCCTACGTCACGCCGAACACGGCCTACGGTTCGGGCTACACCACCTCGGGGACGCGCACTGTCGGGACGCAGTACACCGGCGCCAACACGGCACCGGCGGTCTGCTCGGCCGGCTCGCCCTGCACCTGCTCCCAGGCGAATCCCTGTTTCGCCGAGGACACCACCCTGGTGCACTCGCCGATCACGGCGGCCTGCGGCGCCTGCCACGACTCCACCATCGCCCAGAATCACTTCAAGGCCTTCGGTGGGTCCTACTACGCGCCGCGCGGCACCGCCCTGAACACTCAGGAGCAGTGCTTGATGTGCCACGGCAAGGGCAAGATCGCGGCCATCGCGGAAGTTCACAAGTGA
- a CDS encoding WG repeat-containing protein, which translates to MNSRLSACLRHGSWGLLLAASLTACSSCQGEPPLRGGYAEGLYPLPSAGAETQYIDATGKVVLDACPTDQQFRDGWVVRTNPPTYFDTSCKPVLTLDPQKFGEPSSFSEGLAVVKDIAKADKPAFGYIDKTGKWAIEPQFVRAGPFNGGLAWVEVAAEGGPRFVFVDKSGKRIAPSGKPGWERVRSFSEERAAVKAGGWTFIDPTGKQLGEPKWEAVGNFSEGLAAFDAGGKWGYVDRNLKVAIEPQFDAAGSFSSGWGLVRRSGRYGFVDRQGKMKGSFELARPFVSGRAAVRQGRWGFVDPKLELIVKPQYKDVRDFTGSLALVSGWNEESGEEFVAWIDKRGVAVWGPKAAPATAPLFDLIGAKGFHPSAFFGFRDADE; encoded by the coding sequence ATGAACAGCCGTCTCTCTGCGTGTTTGCGCCATGGTTCCTGGGGTCTTCTACTCGCGGCGAGCCTCACCGCTTGCTCGAGCTGCCAGGGCGAGCCGCCCCTGCGCGGCGGATATGCAGAAGGTCTCTACCCACTTCCTTCGGCGGGAGCCGAGACTCAGTACATCGACGCGACGGGAAAGGTCGTGCTCGATGCCTGCCCGACCGACCAGCAGTTTCGCGACGGCTGGGTGGTGCGAACGAACCCGCCAACCTATTTCGACACGAGCTGCAAGCCTGTGCTGACGTTGGACCCGCAGAAGTTCGGCGAGCCAAGCAGCTTCAGCGAGGGGCTCGCTGTGGTCAAAGACATAGCGAAGGCCGACAAGCCGGCGTTCGGCTACATCGACAAGACTGGCAAGTGGGCAATCGAGCCCCAGTTCGTGCGCGCCGGGCCCTTCAACGGAGGACTCGCGTGGGTGGAAGTCGCCGCCGAGGGTGGCCCTCGCTTCGTTTTCGTCGACAAGTCCGGGAAGCGCATCGCGCCGTCGGGAAAACCGGGCTGGGAACGGGTGCGGTCCTTCTCCGAAGAGCGGGCGGCGGTGAAGGCTGGTGGCTGGACGTTCATCGACCCTACGGGCAAACAGCTCGGCGAGCCAAAGTGGGAAGCGGTGGGCAACTTCTCCGAAGGTCTTGCGGCGTTCGATGCCGGGGGCAAGTGGGGGTACGTCGACCGCAATCTGAAGGTGGCGATCGAGCCGCAGTTCGATGCGGCCGGGAGCTTCTCGAGCGGGTGGGGGCTCGTGCGACGCAGCGGTCGCTACGGTTTCGTCGACCGGCAGGGGAAGATGAAGGGCTCCTTTGAGCTAGCGCGACCGTTTGTCTCCGGTCGGGCGGCGGTGCGACAAGGGCGCTGGGGTTTCGTGGATCCGAAGCTCGAACTCATCGTGAAGCCTCAGTACAAAGACGTCCGTGATTTCACCGGTAGCCTGGCGTTGGTGAGTGGTTGGAACGAGGAGTCCGGCGAGGAGTTCGTCGCCTGGATCGACAAGCGGGGCGTCGCGGTTTGGGGGCCCAAGGCCGCTCCTGCCACCGCTCCGCTGTTCGACTTGATCGGTGCCAAGGGCTTTCACCCGAGTGCGTTCTTCGGGTTCCGCGACGCTGACGAGTAG
- a CDS encoding ferritin-like domain-containing protein: MNSLGGLRKHLLLALVGASACAPRKSVEHEPIPGPQVRHEPESERTVGESQFATPTGDGQEPASCQHELTRYCFAPFELQKILASCGPPKKPEDGHGCLTREGYASCGASVVSGPNFDNGQCCYQVCQQPALPGGRPLRVAEGYRRSAAEKRDDWTGLPASTADSIDDATRAALALAWTEDGLTEHASIASFARFTLELLAVGAPPEFLSEAQRGGRDEVEHAQLCFALAARFGGVPCGPGPLALSGVSPRETLRDIVLATVSEGCVAETIGASLASEQLARCTDDATRRVLHRIARDEADHAALAWRFVAWALGIAPELAAEVERAAQTALREWAAPRDERYEMDEALWHRFGRLGAGEIAALARRTAHEVIRPCLDQLRSLGSAPRQARPLEQHEGPQAALPGRG, encoded by the coding sequence ATGAACTCGCTCGGTGGTCTCAGAAAGCATCTGCTTCTCGCTTTGGTTGGTGCATCGGCGTGTGCACCCAGGAAATCGGTCGAGCACGAGCCAATTCCAGGGCCTCAGGTCCGTCACGAACCCGAAAGCGAACGGACCGTCGGCGAATCCCAATTCGCGACGCCGACAGGTGACGGGCAGGAGCCAGCCAGCTGCCAGCATGAGCTGACCCGCTACTGTTTTGCGCCCTTCGAGCTTCAGAAGATCCTCGCGAGTTGCGGGCCACCGAAAAAACCCGAGGATGGGCACGGTTGTTTGACCCGAGAAGGCTACGCGTCGTGCGGTGCTTCCGTGGTCTCCGGACCAAATTTCGACAATGGACAATGCTGCTATCAAGTGTGTCAGCAGCCGGCCCTGCCGGGTGGTCGTCCGCTGCGGGTGGCGGAAGGCTATCGCCGTTCGGCGGCGGAGAAGCGCGACGATTGGACGGGACTCCCCGCGTCCACGGCAGACTCCATCGACGACGCAACTCGCGCGGCGCTCGCCCTTGCCTGGACTGAGGACGGACTGACGGAGCACGCGTCGATCGCCTCCTTTGCACGCTTCACCCTCGAGCTGTTGGCGGTCGGAGCTCCACCGGAGTTCTTGTCGGAGGCGCAGCGCGGCGGCCGTGACGAGGTGGAACACGCGCAACTCTGCTTCGCTCTCGCGGCTCGCTTCGGTGGTGTGCCCTGCGGCCCCGGTCCCCTCGCTCTCTCGGGGGTGAGCCCGCGCGAGACGCTACGCGACATCGTCCTCGCGACCGTGTCGGAGGGATGCGTCGCCGAAACCATTGGCGCGTCGCTCGCGAGCGAGCAACTCGCGCGCTGTACCGACGACGCCACGCGCCGTGTGCTCCACCGCATCGCGCGGGACGAAGCAGACCATGCTGCGCTGGCGTGGCGGTTCGTCGCCTGGGCGCTTGGCATCGCGCCGGAGCTCGCAGCGGAGGTGGAACGAGCAGCGCAGACCGCGCTCAGGGAATGGGCTGCGCCTCGCGATGAGCGTTACGAGATGGACGAAGCGCTCTGGCATCGCTTCGGACGGCTCGGCGCTGGCGAGATTGCTGCACTCGCGAGGCGCACTGCGCACGAGGTAATCCGTCCTTGCCTGGACCAACTTCGGTCGCTGGGATCGGCCCCGAGGCAGGCGCGGCCCCTCGAGCAGCACGAGGGGCCTCAGGCGGCGCTTCCGGGCCGCGGCTGA